The following are from one region of the Triticum dicoccoides isolate Atlit2015 ecotype Zavitan unplaced genomic scaffold, WEW_v2.0 scaffold71133, whole genome shotgun sequence genome:
- the LOC119347633 gene encoding 36.4 kDa proline-rich protein-like, producing MPPTPTSVTSMPAPTPVSPTPTPVAPTPTPMIPPSPTLVTPMPAPTPVSPTPIPVAPTPTLVMPPAPTPVTPTPPPAPAPAPATSTGKCPVDTLKLLACVDALNGLLHVVIGSSARNTCCLLLSGVADLDTALCLCTTIKVKALNINLMLPIAIEVLVNQCGKRVPKDFRCPN from the coding sequence ATGCCGCCAACACCAACATCGGTGACTTCGATGCCAGCACCGACCCCCGTTTCTCCAACGCCAACTCCGGTGGCCCCAACACCGACTCCTATGATACCGCCATCACCAACCCTTGTGACTCCGATGCCAGCACCAACCCCTGTCTCTCCAACGCCAATCCCGGTGGCCCCAACACCGACCCTCGTGATGCCGCCAGCACCCACCCCTGTGACTCCGACGCCACCCCCAGCCCCGGCCCCAGCGCCGGCTACATCGACCGGCAAGTGCCCCGTGGACACACTGAAGCTACTTGCGTGCGTGGACGCGCTCAATGGGCTGTTGCACGTGGTGATCGGCAGTAGCGCCAGGAATACATGTTGCCTGCTGTTGTCCGGCGTTGCCGACCTCGACACTGCTCTCTGCCTTTGCACCACCATCAAGGTCAAGGCCCTCAACATCAACCTCATGCTGCCCATCGCCATCGAGGTGCTCGTCAACCAGTGCGGCAAGAGAGTGCCGAAAGACTTCCGCTGCCCTAATTAA